From a single Phragmites australis chromosome 7, lpPhrAust1.1, whole genome shotgun sequence genomic region:
- the LOC133924690 gene encoding serine/threonine-protein kinase D6PKL1-like: MEAVDKIAEPKNPLVLTAWKVHNLEPPIPIKASWKGKNSQQHEEKDLPADGEESFQSLDSSDEGDRSSFSGASHPPEPIEMDIMKTVYVAIDEEKSEPPVCLVRGPSMKGPFIDGLSIHVTGTKANVVVGAGGAEGLAEERKASGSAVASVATARSSQAMSLPQDSEEKECVWDASLPPSGNVSPHSSIDSMGVVIAMSTLNSCTSTYKSEAVASEALLTAERNSESVKGVRGDLLESAKTSMSRASNSSGVSDDSSWSNIIGGASKPHKGNDPRWKAIHAVRTRDGVLGMSHFRLLKRLGCGDIGSVYLSELSGTRCYFAMKVMDKASLASRKKLNRAQTEREILQLLDHPFLPTLYTHFETDRFSCLVMEFCPGGDLHTLRQKQPGKHFSEYAARFYAAEVLLALEYLHMLGVVYRDLKPENVLVRDDGHIMLSDFDLSLRCAVSPTLIRASAFDSDPRRAGGSFCVQPACIEPTSACMQPSCFLPKFFGQKSKNKTRKTRSELGQSATTLPELVAEPTSARSMSFVGTHEYLAPEIIKGEGHGSAVDWWTFGIFLHELLYGKTPFKGSGNRATLFNVVGQQLRFPESPSTSYSSRDLIRGLLVKEPQHRLGVKRGATEIKQHPFFEGVNWALIRCSTPPDVPRPVEAELPVKYGVAEAIGGNSKRIAGADVKSGGKYLDFEFF; this comes from the exons ATGGAGGCAGTAGATAAGATTGCCGAGCCCAAAAATCCTTTGGTGCTCACTGCTTGGAAGGTTCATAACTTGGAGCCGCCGATACCGATAAAGGCATCATGGAAAGGGAAGAACTCCCAGCAGCATGAAGAGAAGGATTTGCCAGCTGATGGCGAGGAGAGCTTCCAGAGCCTGGATTCCTCAGATGAGGGTGACCGGAGCTCCTTCTCTGGGGCTAGTCACCCTCCAGAGCCTATTGAGATGGATATTATGAAGACAGTCTATGTCGCAATTGATGAGGAGAAGTCCGAGCCACCGGTGTGTTTAGTGCGAGGACCATCCATGAAGGGGCCTTTCATAGATGGCCTCTCGATCCATGTTACAGGCACAAAGGCAAATGTGGTGGTAGGTGCAGGCGGTGCTGAAGGTTTGGCTGAAGAGAGGAAGGCGTCTGGTTCTGCAGTGGCATCAGTGGCCACAGCACGCTCATCTCAGGCTATGTCTTTGCCTCAGGACTCGGAGGAGAAAGAGTGCGTCTGGGATGCTTCACTCCCTCCCAGTGGCAATGTTAGCCCTCACAGTAGCATTGACAGCATGGGTGTGGTCATTGCAATGAGCACCTTGAACAGCtgcacaagcacatataaaagTGAAGCCGTAGCTAGTGAAGCACTGCTTACTGCGGAGAGAAACTCTGAAAGTGTAAAGGGTGTTCGAGGGGACTTGCTAGAAAGTGCAAAAACTAGCATGAGTCGAGCAAGTAATAGCAGTGGTGTTAGCGATGACAGCAGCTGGAGCAATATCATAGGAGGTGCCAGCAAGCCTCACAAGGGGAATGATCCTAGATGGAAGGCAATTCATGCAGTACGAACTCGTGATGGTGTGCTTGGGATGAGCCATTTTAGACTACTAAAGCGTCTGGGTTGTGGTGACATTGGCAGTGTTTACCTTTCAGAATTGAGTGGGACTCGGTGCTACTTTGCAATGAAAGTAATGGACAAGGCATCCTTGGCAAGTAGGAAGAAGTTGAATAGGGCTCAAACTGAAAGGGAGATTCTACAGCTTCTGGACCACCCATTCCTTCCAACTCTGTACACACATTTTGAGACTGACAGGTTCTCTTGTTTGGTCATGGAATTCTGTCCGGGTGGTGATCTGCATACTCTGCGACAGAAACAACCGGGCAAACATTTCTCTGAGTATGCTGCAAG GTTTTATGCTGCAGAAGTACTTCTAGCTCTGGAGTATCTACACATGTTGGGAGTTGTCTACAGGGATCTGAAACCAGAAAATGTTCTGGTCCGCGATGATGGCCACATAATGCTTTCAGATTTCGACCTCTCCCTAAGATGTGCAGTCTCACCTACACTCATCAGAGCATCGGCTTTTGATTCTGATCCCAGAAGAGCGGGTGGTTCTTTCTGTGTGCAGCCTGCTTGCATAGAACCTACGTCAGCTTGTATGCAGCCTTCATGCTTCTTACCCAAATTCTTCGGTCAGAAGAGTAAGAACAAGACTAGAAAGACAAGGTCTGAACTGGGACAGAGTGCCACCACCCTGCCGGAGCTCGTTGCTGAGCCAACCTCGGCTCGATCGATGTCATTTGTCGGGACTCATGAGTACTTGGCCCCTGAAATCATCAAAGGCGAAGGCCATGGAAGTGCTGTGGACTGGTGGACCTTCGGCATCTTCCTGCATGAGCTGCTATATGGCAAAACCCCATTCAAGGGGTCAGGCAACCGTGCCACGCTGTTTAACGTGGTTGGTCAGCAGCTAAGATTCCCGGAGTCACCGTCCACAAGCTACTCGAGCAGAGACCTCATCAGGGGGCTCCTGGTCAAGGAACCACAGCACCGCCTCGGCGTGAAGAGGGGAGCGACAGAGATAAAGCAGCATCCCTTCTTCGAGGGCGTAAACTGGGCTCTCATCAGGTGCAGCACTCCTCCTGACGTCCCAAGGCCCGTCGAGGCCGAGCTGCCTGTGAAGTACGGGGTGGCGGAGGCGATCGGGGGCAACAGCAAGAGGATTGCCGGCGCAGATGTCAAGTCAGGCGGGAAATACCTGGACTTTGAGTTCTTTTAA